In the Glycine max cultivar Williams 82 chromosome 6, Glycine_max_v4.0, whole genome shotgun sequence genome, AGTCGTTTTTATAAAGcagttcaattcatttttttccttgaaatagattgaattttataattaggtTCGGTTGTTTTGGatcaatttacttttttttttcacactccTACTTTCAATTCAATTGGCTAATTGACTACTTTATAAGCTTTCAATCCCTAATTTATAGCTTATAAACTTCCAATTAACTTTgacttttaattagtttataagttagttttatcaaatacactctatttttaagaatatatgttttaaaagatttttaaaaagttattctttctttaaaataaattaatttagacaTAGACGTAGAGAGTGTTTCTCATGTTATGAGTGAcgtatcattttctttaaatatataatgtttttaataCACTAAGTACAAtacaaaaagaacaaaacaagaCAAATATTTAAGTTACATGATaacttttttatcttattttgtttgaggaataaaataaatttagtaaaACAATTTAGTTACATCTATACACGAATTGTCTTTTTGTTAAAGATTGTGATAATCTATTAGCCTAATAGGAGGCATTGGCCCTATTTTTTTGCACGGTGAAACTCTAGCTCAAAAAAggctacactttttttttatgcaagCATGCTATAACATCAATCCACCTAAGTAATTTACACTTAATCCATTGAACATACTTTCTTGTTTGGTTCAATTGGATCTTGTCTTGACTAGTCAGAAACTGACTGAATTGTTTGCTCTAATTTCCCTCGACTGAGTAAATGATGGACCCCCTCCATCCTGAAAAAAGCCATGCACAATATTCATGTTAATAACAGTATATTATATAACAAGCTCATCACAAGAAATAACTTTTCAACATGATAGAAACTTACCAAATGCACAGAAACTTGTTTCGCAAGAGGGGCATCCATAGAGTTATCCAAAACTGAAATGAGATTATTATCTTCAGCAAGGTCTCTTAGCCTGTTGAGTTCTGGTAGGATAACCTTGCCAAGATCAGGTCTGTCTTTGCGCCTTAATTCGGCACACTGCAGTCCCATCTTAGCAAGCTTCATGGCATCCTCCATTGGCCAATCAACCACTGATGGATCCAACATCTCAGCAAAAGTGCCTTTCTCTATGGCCCTTTCAACATGATGTGTCAAACCCATTGGtgattttgctgtcaaaatttgcaaaaaaattatCCCAAGGGAGTATATGTCTGACTTCACCCCTAGCATACCTGTCTGCTGGTACTCAGGATCTATGTAGCAGAAGGTTCCTGCTGTGGATGTCATGTGATATTGCGTGACACTGTCCGCCACAGACGGTGGAACTAGCCTCGCCAAACCTACGTCGCTGATTTTGGCCACGTAGTTTCTGTTTAGCAAGATGTTGCCTGGTTTCAAGTCTCTGTGCACCAGAGGTTCTGGTTTTGTCTGGTGCAGGAACAGCAAGCCTGTCCCTATCTCAGCTGCTATTTTGAACCTTAGCTGCCAAGGAAGTGGGGGAGTGCTGCCTTGTCGAAAGAGGCAATCGTCCAAGCTTCCATTTGCCATGTACTCATACACTAGACACCCGTATTCTGGACACGCTCCTAGGAGGAGAACCATGTTTGGATGCCGTATGCAGCTCAACACCTCAACCTGTGATGTGCATTACAATATCATCTAATCACAAATCGTgtcatatatgataagtttatcgacttttataaaaattgtcttaaaagTCATGTAGAGGATGATTTTTGATTGATTGttggtgcaattttttttacactatagtgcattttaaataaactcattaaatatattttctatacaaatctttgaaaatgaaaaccaaGTGATGcattacaaaaatgaaaataaagaacatTTTCTGTAACCAAATAAAACCTCTTATGAAAACCAAAATTTCCATTCATTGAGTTGAATTTGTGGTGTTTAAATGTAGTGTTTTGTTTCTATGCTTACCTCTCGTTGAAACTGTGATCTTCCTTGTTGTGCATCAGGGCGTAGAACCTTGACTGCAACAGGTGTGTGATCCAAAAGGCACTTAAAAACTGGACCATATCCCCCTTCTCCAATTTTCAGGGATTCTGCAAAAAAATCTGTTGCAGCTTCAATCTCCTCGATTGTGTACCTTCTATACCTGATATCTACATTTACTAAAGCATCaagcactttttttttctcttctgatTCTCTAAGTGCTTTCATTTCTGCAGTGAGTCTCTTCTGTGCTTCCAGTTGTGCAATCCTCTTTTGAGCTTCAGCAGCCTCAATGGCTGCTTTAGACTTTGCTCTCTCCTTTTCGGCAACTGCCAGTGCTGTTTCCTCAGCAAGCCTTGCCTCTTCCAGTCTCCTCTCTTCCTCTAGTTTCCACTTCTTAAGTTCCACTGCCTGTCATGCATGCATACCATGTCTCACACATTATTGAACTTTTCTAGAGATAAGCATAAGAATTCAATTAAAATGTACTCACAATGTAAAGATTTTTTACATGGTTATAAATTGTCATGTATGGTAAGTGTTGACTTCAACAATAATTATGTTAGAAGAAGTCATATATGAAGTGATTTCTAATTGTTAACATTGTAAAAATCTTTAAACTACCAGTACATCGAAATTAAACTCTAAACACAAACTAGATATATATTAGTTCATACCTTCTGCTGTGCTGTGAATGCTTCTTTACAGGCAGTGTTATACAATTCCATGGTTTGCTTCAGTTCCAACTTCAATCTCCTCATTTCAGCCTCCATGTCATCCTATAATTGCAGCAACttcaagaatttaaaaaataaaattctagaaaatcttcatttttttgagaaaatgttACTAAATTATGTAATTCTCTTGGACTCCTTATTAGTGCAGGAACTACTAACACGTGCACAGGCAGTGCAAAAAATACAAATGAAGGATATGTTTGTATGAGCAAACCTTAgctgtttttataaataattacaaattacaatatgtaaccttattttttactttgtttccATTTTCAACGCTTTgtacaataaaaacaaaaattgtgttttcactataaaacaaagtgaaaacaagatgagattttttatttacttgtgaaaacaaaatatattttctcaaaccaaacaGATCCATATAGGGACTGTCAACTTTCCTTACCACGGCTTGTGATGTAGAAGATGAATGCCTGTCACTCTCAAATGAGAGGGATGAGAATTCAGGAGGAGTGCCAGTTTCCATAGACTTCCTTCCATGATGCATTGACTCAAAGCTGAAGCTTCCATCTATGTCTGAGCCCAATGATAGTCGAGGGTTGGACATTCCTGTATCTGAGTTCAATGAAGGGAAAAAGTTTTCTATGCTTTTCCTTCCGGTACTTGGAAAAGATATGTCCATATCTGGCTTGGGAGTGTTCCCATATTGTCTTCCACTGTAACCTTTCCTAGTGAATGGTGACCTGTTTCCAGTAGCATTTAGTTTTCAGATGTTAAAACAAATTTAGCCATGCAAAGAACTAGTTGGTGCTAACAAGACATTTGCTAAGTATTATGTAATGTCACTGACCTGAATGTTTCTGATTCATCCTGCGATCTACGCGGTAGTGCAGCATCAAAGGAATGACGTGTTTCTTGTTCTAATAAAAACCACATTTTTAAGTTAGCAGCATATTGATAATATGAATATACATATAGATGTGAGATTCTTTAAGGGATGAATCTAACCTTTTATGCTTTGAGCTAATAGAACATTTGGGTCTGAATCTTTCCTGACACTAGCTTGACTGAGCAGGTTAGGGACAATGGCCGGTGCAGGACGAGAAGCAGATCGCATTGTTTGAATCTTTCCTTTTGCAATAACATAGACTGTACAGAAATCTGGTGCCCCTTTTGAAACTGCTCCTGGAGTATCTGATACCTTGAATCTTCtgatgagaaaaatatattctttaagAAATGGAATACATACTGACACATCCAAGCCAGAGATTCAGGCTTCTATTTATGTTTAATAATACATTCATAATGGCAAGTGACCATAAGCTATGACAGGATAAGTCTTTGAGCTGTTGTACATATCATGTGGAACATGATAAACTAATTAGTACTTTAAGGCTTTATGTTTATAATGACCATTTTCCAAATTATGCATACCTTAAACCTACATATTGACTATTGCTTGTTTTATCAGAATGGAAGGTAGAGGAGTAGAAGCTTGATGTAAAATTTGCAAGATGACAATGCGACTTAGAAAGAGAGTTGCATACTTGAGCAAGCTAGTTTTTGTTGAAGAGCCAAGAACCAGATGCTCAATTCCCGCCTGGGAAGCATATTCAATTAGTGCTTTTGATATATCTGAATCTTCTAGTAGAACGTCCGTGCATTG is a window encoding:
- the LOC100803867 gene encoding U-box domain-containing protein 52, with translation MWLPKHHSEKKDGVNGLVAVAIDKEKGSQNALKWAVDNLLTKSATVILIHVKLLAPILSPSPSLFTPSNALLGDDTSLVSKEPEGNNKNVFLPYRVFCTRKDIQCTDVLLEDSDISKALIEYASQAGIEHLVLGSSTKTSLLKRFKVSDTPGAVSKGAPDFCTVYVIAKGKIQTMRSASRPAPAIVPNLLSQASVRKDSDPNVLLAQSIKEQETRHSFDAALPRRSQDESETFRSPFTRKGYSGRQYGNTPKPDMDISFPSTGRKSIENFFPSLNSDTGMSNPRLSLGSDIDGSFSFESMHHGRKSMETGTPPEFSSLSFESDRHSSSTSQAVDDMEAEMRRLKLELKQTMELYNTACKEAFTAQQKAVELKKWKLEEERRLEEARLAEETALAVAEKERAKSKAAIEAAEAQKRIAQLEAQKRLTAEMKALRESEEKKKVLDALVNVDIRYRRYTIEEIEAATDFFAESLKIGEGGYGPVFKCLLDHTPVAVKVLRPDAQQGRSQFQREVEVLSCIRHPNMVLLLGACPEYGCLVYEYMANGSLDDCLFRQGSTPPLPWQLRFKIAAEIGTGLLFLHQTKPEPLVHRDLKPGNILLNRNYVAKISDVGLARLVPPSVADSVTQYHMTSTAGTFCYIDPEYQQTGMLGVKSDIYSLGIIFLQILTAKSPMGLTHHVERAIEKGTFAEMLDPSVVDWPMEDAMKLAKMGLQCAELRRKDRPDLGKVILPELNRLRDLAEDNNLISVLDNSMDAPLAKQVSVHLDGGGPSFTQSREIRANNSVSF